Proteins found in one Penaeus vannamei isolate JL-2024 chromosome 29, ASM4276789v1, whole genome shotgun sequence genomic segment:
- the LOC113830448 gene encoding oplophorus-luciferin 2-monooxygenase non-catalytic subunit-like, with protein MSLLDALINTEHPESGPQCPEGKMAGLHRLLALLALALGTVAVSVAEEKAKDADLRSLPCPDPQDISPCVCTVDVQHNMDIDCSQVESEDQLAQVFSSNIPFPKFNKLVIYRNPHLMVLRNGDLGPASFQIIEVTDGVLEEVQDGALSVSYSTATWIDLQRNRLSKFPFHEIPSFTALTTLWLSGNSLPEFPLITSDSLTNIGLNFNYFGEIPLNGFQGVKNVNIIDVDGNGITTIVPGTFTDLPHLRYLFLSFNRLSEIPAGAIEFHGHGILSLDHNNINKIAVGAITGLGDGDVYLNENSLTVLDEDVFGAFLSAGATLEIDDNPLGCGCEIAWLVTNSAYMSLISPGASCYDGELLANLDPTIYEDFC; from the exons ATGTCCTTGCTTGACGCCCTTATTAATACGGAGCATCCGGAGAGCGGTCCTCAGTGTCCCGAAGGCAAAATGGCTGGACTCCatcgcctcctcgccctccttgctCTCGCCCTCGGCACTGTAGCTGTCAGCGTGGCCGAGGAGAAGGCCAAGGATGCTGACCTACGTAGCCTCCCCTGCCCTGACCCCCAGGACATCTCCCCCTGCGTGTGCACCGTGGACGTGCAGCACAACATGGACATCGACTGCTCGCAGGTGGAGAGCGAAGACCAGCTGGCTCAGGTCTTCTCCTCCAACATCCCGTTCCCGAAATTCAATAAATTGGTTATCTATAGAAACCCGCATTTAATGGTTCTGCGAAATGGAGACCTTGGCCCGGCTTCCTTTCAGATTATTGAAGTGACCGATGGCGTCCTTGAGGAAGTGCAAGATGGCGCCCTATCAGTGAGTTACTCGACAGCAACATGGATTGACTTACAAAGAAACAGACTGTCGAAATTTCCATTCCACGAAATTCCTTCCTTCACAGCACTCACCACGCTATGGCTGAGTGGGAATTCACTTCCCGAGTTTCCCCTGATCACATCTGACTCTCTGACAAATATTGGGCTGAATTTCAACTACTTTGGTGAGATTCCCTTGAATGGGTTCCAGGGAGTGAAGAATGTCAACATCAtagatgttgatggtaatgggaTAACCACAATTGTTCCAG GAACCTTTACGGATCTTCCCCACCTTCgctatttgtttctctccttcaACCGCCTGAGTGAAATTCCTGCCGGAGCAATAGAGTTCCATGGACACGGGATCCTTTCCCTTGaccataacaacattaataaaattgCGGTTGGTGCCATTACAG GTCTTGGCGACGGTGACGTTTATCTTAACGAGAATTCGCTGACAGTTCTTGACGAGGACGTTTTCGGGGCTTTCCTGTCAGCAGGAGCCACGCTCGAAATTGACG aTAACCCTCTCGGATGCGGCTGCGAGATCGCGTGGCTCGTCACCAACTCCGCCTACATGAGCCTCATCTCCCCTGGCGCCTCTTGCTACGACGGAGAGTTGCTGGCGAACCTTGACCCAACCATCTACGAGGACTTCTGCTGA
- the LOC113830470 gene encoding oplophorus-luciferin 2-monooxygenase non-catalytic subunit-like: protein MSLLDALINTEHPESGPQCPEGKMAGLHRLLALLALALGTVAVSVADKTKDADLRSPTCPDPQDISPCVCTVDVQHNMDIDCSQVESEDQLAQVFSSNIPFPKFNKLVIEGNPHLTVLRNGDLGPASFQIIEMTSGVLEEVQDGALSVSYSTATRIDLQVNRLSKFPFHEIPSFTALTTLWLNLNSLSEFPLITSDSLTDIGLSVNFFGDIPLNGFQGVKNVNTIGVANNDITTIVPGIFSDLPHLRYLFLFSNRLSEIPAGAIEFNGNGFLFLDQNNISKIAVGAITGLGDGEVQLNENSLTVLEEDVFGAFLSAGATLEIDDNPLGCGCEIAWLVTNSAYMSLISPGASCYDGELLANLDPTIYEDFC, encoded by the exons ATGTCCTTGCTTGACGCCCTTATTAATACGGAGCATCCGGAGAGCGGTCCTCAGTGTCCCGAAGGCAAAATGGCTGGACTCCatcgcctcctcgccctccttgctCTCGCCCTCGGCACTGTAGCTGTCAGCGTGGCCGACAAGACCAAGGATGCTGACCTACGTAGCCCCACCTGTCCTGACCCCCAGGACATCTCCCCCTGCGTGTGCACCGTGGACGTGCAGCACAACATGGACATCGACTGCTCGCAGGTGGAGAGCGAAGACCAGCTGGCTCAGGTCTTCTCCTCCAACATCCCGTTCCCGAAATTCAATAAATTGGTTATCGAGGGAAACCCGCATTTAACGGTTCTGCGAAATGGAGACCTTGGCCCGGCTTCCTTTCAGATTATTGAAATGACCAGTGGCGTCCTTGAGGAAGTGCAAGATGGCGCCCTATCAGTGAGTTACTCGACAGCAACACGGATTGACTTACAAGTAAACAGACTGTCGAAATTTCCATTCCACGAAATTCCTTCCTTCACAGCACTCACCACGCTATGGCTGAACCTGAATTCACTTTCCGAGTTTCCCCTGATCACATCTGACTCTCTGACAGATATTGGGCTGAGTGTCAACTTCTTTGGTGATATTCCCTTAAATGGGTTCCAGGGAGTGAAGAATGTCAACACCATAGgtgttgctaataatgatataaccaCAATTGTTCCAG GAATCTTTTCGGATCTTCCCCACCTTCgctatttgtttctcttctccaACCGCCTGAGTGAAATTCCTGCCGGAGCAATAGAGTTCAATGGAAACGGGTTTCTATTCCTTGACCAAAACAACATTAGTAAAATTGCGGTTGGTGCCATTACAG GTCTTGGCGACGGCGAGGTTCAACTTAACGAGAATTCGCTGACGGTTCTTGAAGAGGACGTTTTCGGGGCTTTCCTGTCAGCAGGAGCCACGCTCGAAATTGACG aTAACCCTCTCGGATGCGGCTGCGAGATCGCGTGGCTCGTCACCAACTCCGCCTACATGAGCCTCATCTCCCCTGGCGCCTCTTGCTACGACGGAGAGTTGCTGGCGAACCTTGACCCAACCATCTACGAGGACTTCTGCTGA